A region of Scytonema millei VB511283 DNA encodes the following proteins:
- a CDS encoding ABC1 kinase family protein, translated as MFLTQNTSRQREIAEILFRNGWDYMRRLLTGGKTDEPQLPTPAVLRKILVDLGPVYVKFGQLMSTRPDLLPASYIDELSTLQDDVPPVPWAEIEVAIRQQLKKPLEETFSKINFQAVAAGSIGQIHRATLTDGREVAIKVQRPGIDAIVAQDISLIQGVADLVARSEFGQNYEIKSLANEFTSALEAELDFTREAHFAEQLRRNLSASKWFDPQQLVIAEIFWDFTTEKLLVMEWLDGVPLLSANFAENNGVSPETKRQEITTLLFRAFFQQLYIDGFFHADPHPGNIFYLKDGRVALLDCGMVGKLDPRTQQILVEMLLAIVDIDAQRCSQLTLQLSDSAQPVILSRLENDYDRMLRKYYNLDLSQINFSQIIYELLQVARNNKIRLPSNMGLYAKTLANLEGLARQFNPEINFLDEVKPLLTDLFRRQLLGDRPVESLLRTALDLKSLSLQSPRQIELLLDRVTSETLQWNLSIRGLDSIRRTLDDSANRLSFSVLVGSLIMGAAIISSKAQTAQLSWLSSVLFAVASLLGLWLIFSILRSGRLR; from the coding sequence GTGTTCTTAACTCAAAATACTTCTCGTCAAAGAGAAATCGCTGAAATTCTTTTCCGTAACGGCTGGGACTATATGCGACGGCTGCTAACTGGCGGCAAAACAGACGAGCCTCAGTTACCGACACCAGCCGTATTACGCAAAATCCTAGTGGACTTGGGACCCGTTTACGTCAAATTCGGGCAGCTCATGTCTACTCGTCCAGATCTCCTACCTGCTTCTTATATTGATGAGCTATCAACCCTACAGGATGATGTTCCACCCGTTCCTTGGGCAGAAATTGAAGTTGCGATCCGCCAACAACTCAAAAAACCTCTAGAAGAAACTTTTAGTAAAATTAACTTTCAAGCTGTTGCCGCTGGATCGATCGGTCAAATTCATCGCGCTACGTTGACAGATGGTCGAGAAGTTGCTATCAAAGTGCAGCGTCCCGGCATTGATGCGATCGTTGCTCAAGATATTTCCTTGATTCAAGGTGTAGCCGATTTAGTGGCGCGAAGTGAATTCGGTCAGAATTATGAGATTAAATCTTTAGCAAATGAATTCACATCTGCATTAGAGGCAGAACTGGACTTCACGCGAGAAGCTCATTTTGCCGAACAGTTACGGCGCAATTTGTCAGCTAGTAAGTGGTTCGATCCGCAGCAATTAGTCATAGCAGAAATTTTCTGGGACTTCACTACAGAAAAATTATTAGTGATGGAATGGTTGGATGGAGTCCCTTTATTATCGGCAAATTTTGCTGAAAACAATGGTGTATCTCCAGAAACTAAGCGGCAAGAAATTACAACTTTGCTATTTCGCGCTTTTTTCCAGCAGCTTTATATTGATGGATTCTTCCATGCTGACCCGCATCCGGGCAATATTTTCTATCTCAAAGATGGGCGTGTTGCACTGTTAGATTGCGGTATGGTAGGCAAGCTCGATCCTCGTACCCAGCAAATTTTAGTAGAAATGTTGTTGGCAATTGTCGATATTGACGCTCAACGATGCAGTCAGTTGACCCTGCAATTATCAGATTCAGCTCAACCCGTAATTTTATCGCGGCTGGAAAATGATTACGATCGCATGTTACGGAAGTACTATAACTTAGATTTGTCTCAAATCAATTTCAGTCAAATTATTTACGAATTGCTGCAAGTTGCTCGTAACAATAAAATCCGCTTGCCGAGTAATATGGGTTTGTATGCAAAAACCTTAGCTAATTTAGAGGGGTTAGCGCGGCAATTTAATCCAGAAATTAATTTTCTCGATGAAGTCAAACCTTTGCTAACAGATTTATTTCGCCGTCAATTGTTAGGCGATCGCCCTGTAGAATCACTATTACGGACGGCTCTCGATCTCAAAAGTCTTTCGCTGCAATCTCCCCGTCAGATCGAACTGTTATTAGACCGCGTGACCTCAGAGACACTGCAATGGAATTTATCGATACGGGGATTAGATAGCATACGCCGTACCCTTGATGACTCTGCTAACCGCCTCTCGTTTAGCGTATTAGTTGGCTCGTTAATTATGGGCGCAGCGATTATTTCTTCCAAAGCCCAGACAGCACAGCTATCGTGGCTCAGTAGCGTCCTATTTGCAGTGGCAAGTTTGTTGGGATTGTGGCTGATTTTTAGTATTTTGCGATCGGGGCGTTTGCGGTAG
- a CDS encoding mannose-1-phosphate guanylyltransferase — MNGSLIPVILAGGKGERFWPLSRRHRPKQFLSLDGSGKSLLQATADRLLPLAGNWENLWVVTSSQLAEGVAAQLPQMPAQNILAEPEGRDTAPAVAWSTLEIAQRYGEDAVIGFFPADPWIGDLPGFQHTLQAAAQLAATTDAIATLGVKPSYPATGYGYIEQGDRTGIYGNLPVYRVNRFTEKPDLRTAEEFLTTGRFCWNSGMFIFRAGVVLKELHTHAPDILIPLKQQGRAAYSQLPKISIDYALMEKTKLAYVLPADFGWDDLGDWNAIARLLQGETPNVEVGHHVGLDTAGTLIYAENDEDVVVTIGLEDVVVVRDRNVTLIVKKDRTQEIKQVLKLLQDNPKFSHLL, encoded by the coding sequence ATGAATGGTTCTCTCATCCCCGTGATTTTGGCTGGAGGTAAAGGCGAACGTTTTTGGCCCCTCAGCCGTAGGCATCGCCCGAAGCAGTTTTTAAGTTTAGATGGTAGCGGTAAAAGTCTACTGCAAGCGACAGCCGATCGCCTTTTACCCTTAGCAGGGAATTGGGAAAATCTCTGGGTGGTGACATCAAGCCAACTCGCCGAGGGAGTAGCAGCACAACTCCCCCAGATGCCAGCCCAGAACATTTTGGCAGAACCAGAGGGACGAGATACAGCCCCAGCTGTGGCTTGGAGTACGCTGGAAATAGCGCAACGCTACGGGGAAGATGCTGTCATCGGTTTTTTCCCAGCCGATCCTTGGATTGGAGATTTGCCAGGATTTCAACACACTTTACAAGCTGCTGCCCAATTAGCTGCCACCACAGATGCGATCGCTACCCTGGGAGTTAAGCCCAGCTATCCGGCGACTGGCTACGGTTATATCGAGCAAGGCGATCGGACTGGAATTTATGGTAACCTACCCGTCTATCGTGTCAACCGCTTTACCGAAAAACCAGACCTACGTACAGCCGAAGAATTTCTCACTACAGGACGATTTTGCTGGAATAGCGGCATGTTTATCTTTCGAGCTGGGGTGGTACTCAAAGAACTGCATACCCATGCTCCAGACATCCTCATCCCCCTCAAACAGCAAGGTAGAGCAGCTTACTCGCAGTTGCCCAAAATTAGCATTGACTATGCCTTGATGGAGAAAACCAAACTCGCCTACGTGCTACCAGCCGATTTTGGTTGGGACGATTTAGGCGACTGGAATGCGATCGCCCGTTTGCTCCAAGGAGAAACTCCCAACGTTGAAGTCGGTCATCATGTCGGACTAGATACCGCAGGAACTTTAATTTATGCTGAGAATGACGAAGACGTAGTTGTCACTATTGGCTTAGAAGATGTCGTCGTCGTGCGCGATCGTAACGTCACCCTCATCGTCAAAAAAGACCGCACCCAAGAAATCAAACAAGTCTTGAAATTATTGCAAGATAATCCTAAATTTAGTCATTTATTGTAA
- a CDS encoding transglutaminase family protein → MQYQIVHKTIYTYSQPITLEPHTIRLRPRSDGWQTLQDFELKILPTPVSQSQIIDLDGNAAIKVWFGSQTTELLEIQTRSQVETHCTNPFNFLLEPWANKLPIDYPSSMRSQLQPYLQGYWSTAGIDPVAIQLAQEIHHANNGETIGFLTALNERIYQNCQQVIRETGAPLPPSITWTEKSGSCRDSAILFMEVCRAVGLAARFVSGYQDGDPDANDRHLHAWAEVFLPGAGWRGFDPTHGLAVADGHIAVAASAIPQSAAPVKGGYKGKARSELSYKLSIQPAKVE, encoded by the coding sequence ATGCAATATCAAATCGTACACAAAACAATCTACACCTACAGCCAACCAATAACTTTAGAGCCGCACACAATTCGCTTGCGTCCTCGGTCGGATGGATGGCAAACTTTGCAGGACTTTGAACTGAAGATATTGCCAACTCCCGTGAGTCAGTCTCAAATAATCGATTTGGATGGCAATGCGGCAATTAAAGTTTGGTTTGGTTCGCAAACTACAGAATTATTAGAAATTCAAACGCGATCGCAAGTAGAAACTCACTGCACCAACCCGTTTAATTTTCTGTTGGAACCGTGGGCGAATAAATTACCAATTGATTATCCGAGTTCGATGCGATCGCAACTCCAACCATATCTGCAAGGATATTGGAGTACGGCAGGAATAGATCCAGTGGCAATTCAACTAGCACAAGAAATTCATCACGCCAACAATGGGGAAACGATAGGATTTTTAACAGCACTCAACGAACGAATTTATCAAAATTGCCAGCAAGTCATCCGTGAGACAGGCGCACCTTTACCTCCAAGCATTACTTGGACAGAAAAGTCAGGTTCTTGTCGCGATTCGGCAATCTTATTTATGGAAGTTTGTCGCGCCGTGGGTTTGGCAGCACGTTTTGTCAGTGGCTACCAAGATGGCGATCCCGATGCCAACGATCGCCATCTCCACGCTTGGGCTGAGGTATTCCTACCAGGTGCAGGCTGGCGGGGTTTCGACCCTACACACGGCTTAGCTGTGGCTGACGGTCACATTGCCGTAGCTGCTAGTGCCATCCCTCAGAGTGCAGCACCAGTTAAAGGTGGATACAAAGGCAAAGCGCGATCGGAATTAAGTTATAAGTTATCCATTCAACCTGCGAAGGTGGAGTAG
- a CDS encoding hybrid sensor histidine kinase/response regulator: MLRILLIDDNPSDRKLESRELQREFAEIEIQTAIDAAEFERTLAAGGFDLVITDHQLHWSDGLAVLDAVKAKYPDCPVIMFTDSGTEEIAVAAMKRGATDYVRKGKSYRLAIAVREALEKQNLRQERAKAIEQMQLSEANLRFALEAADITAYTWNLQTKEVRRLDNAGNLSGLGSGEIVGSFEQVLDLVYPDDRELFQAGIQTAFKTGTYSCEFRILKPDGAIAWVLDKGRTIYDRSGNPIGLFGIALDITQRKQLEQEQARLFELEQVARNAAETANRIKDEFLAMLSHELRSPLNAILGWATILESGRRDETTLQRAISTILRNAQVQTQLIEDLLDVSRIVQGKLKLQFIPLNLATPLQAAIETVELSAQAKSIDLQIFLDRDLGLVYGDPNRLQQVVWNLLTNAIKFTPYGGRIEVRLSLEQRSQQLVAKNREASSDSLVRAHSSAPLPTPESLSYAQITVSDTGKGIETEFLPHVFELFRQADASTTRNYKGLGLGLAIVRYLVEMHGGSVAVESLGEGQGATFTVLLPLMESRESGVGRGAQQCARTRESGKTVVRGVGSVGGHSKNLLPQPPQLSFSPSAPSAPSAPSAFFSPSLLAPHSSLLTTPSPLNNLRVLVVDDEPDSCEVIAVILQTSGAKTYTAGSVQAALQALEAFQPDLLVSDIGMPGEDGYALIRQLRTKTTAQRQIPAIAMTGFARLEDRTQAIAAGFQRHLPKPIDPDTLIAVVTDLIQETGRISESW; the protein is encoded by the coding sequence ATGTTACGTATTCTGTTGATAGACGATAACCCTAGCGATCGCAAGCTCGAAAGTCGCGAACTTCAACGCGAGTTTGCCGAAATAGAAATTCAAACGGCGATTGATGCGGCTGAGTTTGAACGCACTTTAGCAGCAGGTGGGTTCGATCTCGTCATCACAGATCACCAACTGCATTGGAGCGATGGACTGGCTGTTTTAGATGCTGTAAAAGCCAAGTATCCCGATTGTCCGGTAATTATGTTTACCGATAGCGGCACGGAAGAAATTGCCGTTGCTGCCATGAAGCGGGGAGCAACAGATTACGTCCGTAAGGGAAAATCCTATCGCCTCGCGATCGCCGTGCGCGAAGCTCTAGAAAAGCAAAACCTGCGGCAGGAACGCGCCAAAGCGATCGAACAAATGCAGCTTTCGGAAGCAAATTTACGATTTGCGCTCGAAGCGGCTGATATTACTGCCTATACTTGGAACCTGCAAACAAAAGAAGTTCGCCGTTTGGATAATGCAGGTAATTTGTCGGGACTGGGCAGCGGCGAAATTGTGGGATCGTTCGAGCAAGTCTTGGATCTCGTTTATCCCGACGATCGAGAACTATTTCAAGCTGGGATTCAAACTGCCTTCAAAACGGGAACTTATAGCTGCGAATTTCGCATTCTCAAACCAGATGGAGCGATCGCATGGGTTTTAGATAAAGGGCGAACGATTTACGATCGCTCGGGCAACCCAATAGGATTGTTTGGTATTGCCTTGGATATTACGCAACGCAAACAACTCGAACAAGAGCAAGCGCGACTATTTGAGTTAGAACAAGTTGCCCGTAACGCTGCTGAAACCGCCAACCGAATTAAGGACGAGTTTTTGGCAATGCTTTCGCATGAATTGCGATCGCCACTGAATGCAATTTTAGGTTGGGCGACAATTCTCGAATCGGGACGACGAGATGAAACGACGCTACAGCGAGCAATTAGTACGATTTTGCGCAACGCTCAGGTACAAACTCAATTGATTGAAGATCTACTCGACGTGTCTCGCATCGTGCAGGGTAAATTAAAGCTACAGTTTATTCCACTCAATTTAGCTACCCCACTTCAAGCCGCGATCGAAACAGTTGAGTTGAGCGCTCAAGCCAAATCGATCGATTTGCAGATCTTCCTCGATCGCGATCTAGGATTAGTTTATGGCGATCCCAATCGGTTACAACAAGTTGTCTGGAATTTACTCACAAATGCGATTAAGTTCACACCATATGGTGGGCGGATTGAAGTGCGCTTGTCACTTGAACAAAGAAGCCAGCAATTAGTAGCAAAAAATCGAGAAGCGTCTTCCGACTCCCTAGTACGGGCGCACAGCAGTGCGCCCCTACCAACTCCCGAATCCCTCTCTTATGCTCAAATTACAGTTAGTGACACTGGTAAAGGTATTGAGACTGAGTTTTTACCTCATGTATTCGAGTTATTTCGGCAAGCTGATGCTTCGACTACCCGCAACTACAAGGGGCTAGGACTTGGCTTGGCGATCGTCCGCTATCTGGTGGAAATGCACGGCGGTTCAGTAGCCGTCGAGAGTCTGGGAGAAGGGCAGGGAGCCACGTTTACAGTATTATTGCCTTTGATGGAGAGTCGGGAGTCGGGAGTCGGTAGGGGCGCACAGCAGTGCGCCCGTACTAGGGAGTCGGGAAAGACAGTGGTGCGTGGTGTGGGAAGTGTAGGAGGACACTCGAAGAATTTGCTCCCTCAGCCCCCTCAGCTTTCTTTCTCTCCCTCAGCTCCCTCAGCTCCCTCAGCTCCCTCAGCTTTCTTTTCTCCCTCACTCCTCGCTCCTCACTCCTCACTCCTGACTACTCCATCACCGCTCAACAACCTGCGCGTGTTGGTTGTTGATGACGAACCAGATAGCTGTGAGGTGATTGCAGTGATTTTGCAAACGAGCGGTGCAAAGACGTATACTGCTGGCTCAGTACAAGCAGCTTTGCAAGCCCTAGAAGCTTTCCAGCCAGATTTGCTAGTCAGTGACATAGGAATGCCTGGAGAAGATGGATATGCGTTGATCCGCCAGCTCAGAACTAAAACAACAGCACAACGGCAGATTCCGGCGATCGCGATGACAGGATTTGCCAGACTTGAGGATCGGACTCAAGCGATCGCGGCAGGCTTTCAACGTCATTTACCTAAACCCATCGATCCAGACACGCTGATTGCTGTAGTTACAGATCTGATACAAGAGACAGGTAGGATATCTGAGAGTTGGTAG
- a CDS encoding LCP family protein, with protein sequence MIGVLKRVDRRLKRQLQEVEVRRSLSVTRHNFLSFRRWLWFQMTRNRLLFWIGVVNLSILLGAMVALLLPIWGSRTSSDLLSRDSPQPRSTFLRNGLPYNLSRPVNILVLGIEPPPSTIGYKPKSASATGTSDTMLLVRFNPNRPAIRVLSIPKDSQVVLPKIGLDKISRAYALGGAPLTARVVSRTLNNVPIDRYLSINTDALRQLVDRIGGIEVFVPQRMAYQDRTQRLQIDLEQGWQTLSGEQAEQFARFRVSNQGDLDRIQRQQMLIAALRDRLTSPAILPQLPEITKIMQTAVETNLSPEELRAIVHFSVQMKPEHWQMLLLPGDLSPYSQDPSSYWLYTSGQDQIMSQYFGTSTIGAAPKPKPLTSLKIAVQNASGRPKLSQKVVQYLKHRGFTNVYAVSDWSDIQRQTNIIAQKGDTEAATKIQQILGVGNIEAAAIGDLGSSLTIRIGTDWQ encoded by the coding sequence GTGATTGGTGTACTAAAACGAGTCGATCGACGGTTGAAACGACAACTGCAAGAAGTAGAGGTAAGGCGATCGCTGTCTGTCACTCGCCACAATTTCTTGTCTTTTCGCCGTTGGTTGTGGTTTCAGATGACAAGAAACCGTCTCCTATTTTGGATTGGCGTGGTTAATTTGTCGATCTTGCTAGGGGCAATGGTGGCGCTGCTATTACCAATTTGGGGCAGTCGCACTTCTTCTGACTTGCTATCTAGAGACTCTCCGCAACCGCGTAGTACTTTCCTCCGCAATGGCTTGCCCTACAATCTCTCCCGTCCGGTAAATATTCTCGTTCTGGGTATCGAACCTCCTCCTAGCACCATCGGGTATAAGCCTAAATCTGCGTCGGCAACTGGAACTAGCGATACGATGCTGTTAGTCCGCTTCAACCCCAATCGCCCAGCCATCAGGGTACTTTCAATTCCTAAAGATAGTCAAGTTGTCTTACCCAAGATCGGTCTAGATAAAATTTCTCGCGCTTATGCCTTGGGAGGCGCACCTTTAACAGCGCGGGTTGTCAGCCGCACGTTAAATAATGTCCCGATCGATCGCTATCTCAGCATCAATACAGACGCTTTACGGCAATTGGTGGATCGGATCGGAGGGATTGAGGTATTTGTCCCTCAACGCATGGCATACCAAGACCGAACGCAACGGTTGCAGATCGATCTAGAACAAGGTTGGCAAACTTTAAGTGGGGAACAAGCAGAACAGTTTGCTCGTTTTCGCGTCTCAAACCAGGGAGATCTCGATCGCATCCAGCGCCAGCAGATGTTAATTGCAGCTTTGCGCGATCGCCTTACCAGTCCAGCAATACTACCCCAACTGCCTGAAATTACCAAAATTATGCAAACTGCGGTGGAAACCAATCTCAGTCCAGAAGAGCTGAGGGCGATCGTGCATTTTAGCGTCCAAATGAAGCCGGAACACTGGCAAATGCTCCTATTACCAGGAGATCTCAGCCCTTACAGTCAAGACCCCAGCAGCTATTGGCTCTATACTTCAGGTCAAGACCAGATTATGAGTCAGTACTTCGGTACTTCTACGATTGGGGCTGCACCCAAACCCAAACCGCTGACAAGCCTAAAAATTGCCGTGCAAAATGCTTCGGGCAGACCTAAATTGAGTCAAAAAGTCGTCCAATACCTCAAGCACAGAGGTTTTACAAACGTCTATGCCGTCTCCGATTGGTCGGATATTCAACGTCAGACTAATATCATCGCTCAAAAAGGCGATACCGAAGCAGCAACTAAAATTCAGCAAATCTTAGGTGTCGGCAATATTGAAGCCGCCGCGATCGGCGATTTAGGTTCTTCGCTCACAATCCGTATTGGTACAGACTGGCAGTGA
- a CDS encoding serine/threonine-protein kinase — MSIVCSRGHQVAAGARFCSQCGELLQIVPSQLVGAISSIENDGEPLQPGTCLHERYIIQRQLGQGGFGRTYLAEDMGRFREKFVIKEFLPSMRNTTALKKAEELFQREAAILHQLEHPQIPRFWQIFRQEGRIFLVLDYVDGPTYKDILEHRLEQGQCFSETEILELLKNLLPVLSYLHRRGVIHRDIAPDNIILRREDYLPVLIDMGGVKQVAIQIGTQLEAEQNLAGSAITCVGKIGYCPEEQLYFGIVAPHSDLYALAIAVLVLMTGKKPQHLLDPDTLQWSWEQELKLNPLLTKTLNRMLAQKPANRFQSADEILQVLAPIFPVAPPDEYSKQLEIPQTTQSGFLQLSRIAHKTFQPLNKDPQKHHFWKQWRAIQSRPAKFLVSALLVVVGGLTYVFWKNYPVLLPQPIPAELADTSGLQLRNTMQEVQNVPSGLFNYGGAHTFAALTAGGMNDAIAKAHPDFHLRYTEPFNGEPGSGTGIKMLIDGELSIAQSARSLEEGDYSKAKVRGLSLEQIPVAIDGVIFYTPVSLPVTGLSIDQLQAIFRGKVTNWQQVGGPNVPIVPVGLDPKTTSVLKLLLGGEGEDVGSNVQIVRDYTTAIRKVAATQGGISYGSAPIFANQKSIRPLALAKANTKQYVQPLTENRQVNAPAFRDGTYPMTRRLFIIIRRDRSVDEKAGLAYVNMLLSKEGQEIVKRSGFVPIL; from the coding sequence ATGAGTATTGTATGTAGTAGGGGACACCAAGTTGCAGCAGGGGCAAGATTCTGTTCTCAATGTGGTGAACTTTTGCAGATAGTACCATCCCAGCTAGTAGGTGCGATCTCATCCATAGAAAATGATGGTGAGCCGTTGCAACCTGGAACTTGCCTCCACGAGCGCTACATCATTCAACGCCAACTAGGACAAGGGGGATTCGGTAGAACCTACTTGGCAGAAGATATGGGACGGTTTCGCGAAAAATTTGTCATCAAAGAGTTTCTGCCTTCGATGAGGAACACGACCGCCCTTAAGAAAGCAGAAGAATTGTTTCAGCGAGAAGCAGCGATCCTACACCAGCTCGAACATCCCCAAATTCCTCGATTTTGGCAGATATTTCGGCAAGAAGGGCGAATTTTTTTAGTATTAGATTATGTTGATGGACCAACATATAAGGATATTTTGGAGCATCGTTTAGAGCAAGGTCAATGCTTTAGTGAAACAGAAATTTTAGAATTATTAAAAAACCTGTTACCAGTTCTTAGCTATCTTCACCGCCGAGGGGTAATTCACCGAGATATTGCGCCGGATAATATTATCCTTCGTAGGGAAGATTATCTGCCCGTATTAATTGACATGGGAGGGGTGAAGCAGGTAGCGATTCAAATTGGTACGCAGCTAGAAGCAGAACAAAATCTTGCTGGTTCTGCGATTACTTGTGTAGGTAAAATCGGCTATTGCCCAGAGGAACAGCTTTATTTTGGCATAGTAGCTCCCCACAGCGATCTATATGCTCTAGCGATCGCAGTTCTCGTACTAATGACGGGGAAAAAGCCTCAGCATTTGCTCGATCCAGATACGTTACAGTGGTCGTGGGAACAGGAGCTAAAGCTAAATCCACTACTGACAAAAACTCTAAACCGGATGTTAGCACAAAAGCCTGCTAACCGTTTTCAATCAGCAGATGAAATTTTACAGGTTTTAGCCCCCATTTTTCCCGTTGCCCCCCCAGACGAATATTCAAAACAGCTAGAGATCCCTCAGACGACTCAATCTGGATTTTTGCAACTATCAAGAATCGCTCACAAGACTTTCCAACCCCTAAATAAAGATCCGCAGAAACATCATTTCTGGAAACAATGGCGAGCCATTCAAAGTCGTCCTGCCAAGTTTTTAGTTTCAGCACTTCTGGTCGTTGTTGGGGGACTAACCTATGTTTTTTGGAAAAATTATCCAGTCCTACTACCACAGCCAATACCAGCAGAACTTGCCGATACTTCTGGTTTGCAACTGCGTAATACAATGCAGGAAGTGCAAAATGTACCATCAGGTCTGTTCAACTACGGCGGCGCTCACACCTTTGCAGCTCTGACTGCTGGTGGTATGAACGATGCGATCGCCAAAGCCCACCCAGACTTTCATCTCCGCTACACCGAGCCTTTTAATGGCGAACCTGGTTCTGGTACGGGAATTAAAATGCTGATCGATGGTGAATTGAGCATTGCTCAGAGCGCTCGATCCCTTGAAGAAGGTGACTATAGCAAGGCAAAAGTCCGTGGATTGTCCTTAGAACAAATACCAGTGGCGATTGACGGAGTGATTTTCTATACCCCTGTATCTCTACCTGTTACTGGGCTTTCCATAGACCAACTACAAGCAATCTTCAGAGGCAAAGTGACAAACTGGCAGCAGGTGGGAGGACCAAATGTACCAATTGTGCCTGTCGGACTCGACCCCAAAACGACCAGCGTACTCAAGTTACTGCTAGGCGGAGAAGGCGAAGATGTCGGCTCTAATGTGCAAATTGTCCGCGATTACACCACAGCAATTCGTAAGGTTGCTGCAACACAAGGCGGAATTTCTTACGGTTCGGCTCCCATTTTTGCTAACCAGAAGTCAATCCGTCCCCTTGCATTAGCCAAAGCCAACACCAAACAATACGTGCAACCTTTGACAGAGAATAGACAGGTGAATGCACCAGCATTTCGAGATGGCACTTACCCAATGACTCGCCGCCTATTCATTATTATCCGCCGCGATCGCTCAGTCGATGAAAAAGCTGGACTTGCCTATGTCAACATGTTGCTATCTAAAGAAGGTCAGGAGATCGTCAAGCGGAGTGGGTTCGTCCCCATTCTTTAA
- a CDS encoding glutathione S-transferase family protein, producing the protein MQDFTNSVDCYMAQFTLVIGNKNYSSWSLRPWLVLKQIGVDFNEVRIPLDTPQFRQEIFRYSPTGKVPVLQHGNITIWESIAICEYLIEQFPAANLLPTELAARALARSISAEMHAGFQNLRQNMPMNCRSHFPGKGMKLGVQEDIDRITAIWRECREKFGNNNGDLLFGHFTIADAMFAPVVSRFITYGVKLDPICQDYAEAIRHLPTMQAWITAAQVEPEHLEQYDNQ; encoded by the coding sequence ATGCAAGATTTCACCAATTCAGTTGACTGCTATATGGCACAATTTACTTTAGTTATTGGCAACAAAAATTACTCTTCTTGGTCGTTACGTCCTTGGCTGGTTTTAAAACAAATCGGCGTAGATTTTAACGAAGTACGAATTCCGCTTGACACGCCACAATTTCGTCAAGAAATTTTTCGCTACAGCCCGACTGGGAAAGTGCCAGTTTTGCAACACGGTAATATTACAATTTGGGAATCGATCGCAATTTGTGAATATTTAATCGAACAATTTCCTGCTGCTAATCTATTACCTACAGAATTAGCTGCCCGTGCTTTGGCACGATCGATTAGTGCCGAAATGCACGCGGGTTTTCAGAATTTGCGTCAGAATATGCCCATGAATTGCCGCAGTCATTTTCCTGGTAAAGGGATGAAACTGGGGGTACAAGAAGACATCGATCGCATCACCGCAATTTGGCGCGAGTGCCGCGAGAAATTTGGTAACAATAACGGAGATCTGTTATTCGGTCATTTTACAATTGCTGATGCCATGTTTGCCCCAGTTGTCTCCAGATTTATTACTTACGGAGTCAAATTAGATCCTATTTGCCAAGACTACGCCGAAGCAATCCGGCATCTTCCCACAATGCAAGCCTGGATAACTGCGGCACAAGTCGAACCGGAGCATTTAGAGCAGTACGATAATCAGTGA